The following proteins come from a genomic window of Malus domestica chromosome 02, GDT2T_hap1:
- the LOC103406281 gene encoding uncharacterized protein: MAIRTASGLFFEANGVPAPVTTASLSQVSQEVRWSPPPSHFFKVNVDASWSLSSSSDFVGVVIRAKRGIFVAARQEPNSAPSAATAEALALVQGYELTAELGLGCIIVESDFKDSISALSFSLETGRWEAFPTLTVAKRFGKSFQDCRWTWVPRSANRAADLLASRLCTEMCNFYWVIRPPSSLVHVLDKDGLPCPP, from the coding sequence ATGGCCATTCGCACTGCCAGTGGGCTATTTTTTGAAGCTAATGGTGTTCCTGCCCCTGTGACCACTGCTTCGTTGTCTCAGGTCAGTCAGGAGGTTCGATGGTCCCCTCCTCCTTCCCATTTTTTTAAGGTTAATGTTGATGCTAGCTGGTCTCTTTCCTCTTCATCAGATTTTGTTGGGGTCGTGATCAGGGCGAAGCGGGGCATTTTTGTTGCTGCCAGGCAGGAGCCTAACTCTGCTCCTAGTGCTGCCACTGCCGAAGCTTTGGCTTTGGTTCAGGGTTATGAGCTTACTGCGGAATTGGGTCTTGGTTGTATCATTGTGGAGTCTGATTTTAAGGATTCTATCTCTGCGTTATCGTTTTCGTTGGAGACTGGCAGATGGGAGGCCTTTCCTACCTTAACTGTTGCTAAACGGTTTGGAAAGTCCTTTCAGGACTGTCGCTGGACTTGGGTTCCAAGGTCAGCTAATCGGGCGGCCGATCTGTTGGCGTCGCGTCTTTGTACAGAGATGTGCAATTTCTATTGGGTCATCCGACCTCCGTCTTCGTTGGTTCATGTTCTGGATAAAGACGGTTTGCCTTGTCCCCCTTGA